The genomic window CGATCAGCTCGGATTGACCGGTCCACAGCCCTTCGATCACATCGGCGGGCACCAGTTTTTTAATCGAGGCGCTGGTGGCGAAGAAGTCGACGCTGAACACGCCGTAGATCAGCAGGCCGTCGATCAAGGGGTCGGCCAGCAGCAGCTCGGGCAGCAGGCCCAGCAGCAGTTCGTGGCGGTCGGTGAACGTCAGGTCCACCGGGTTTTTCAGCACCGCGGTTTGCGGCATGTGCTTGCGCAGCTGGATCATCGTCGACTCGGAGAGACGCGGCACGCGCAGTCCCCAACGCCAGGCCTCGTCCGCAGCCGTGACCGCGGGCCCGCCGGAGTTGGTGATGATCCCGATGTTCGGCCCGGCCATCGGCGGCATCAGCGCCAGGCAATTGGCGACCTCGTACAGTTCCTCGGGGCCGCGGGCGCGGATGATCCCGGCTTGGCGGAACATGTTGTCGATAAGCAGGTCATCGGAGGTGATTGCGGCAGTGTGCCCCACGGCCGCGCTTTGGCCGCTGGGCGTGCCGCCGACGTACATTGCGACCACCGGCTTTTTCAGCGCCAAACGGCGCGCGGCCTTGAGGAACGCGCGTCCGCGGCGGAAGCCCTCGATGTAGAGCGCCACGGCCTTGGTGTGCGGGTCGTGCTCGAAATATTCCAGGGCGTCGACCATGTCCAGGTCAGCCTCGTTGCCCAGGCTCAGCCCGGCGCTGAGCCCGACGTCGAGGCGCCGCAGCAGCGGGAAAGAGTGCGTGAGGTAGGTCCCCGAGTGGCTGGCCAGGCCCACGAGCCCGGGCTGCACGTTGTAGGGGAAGTAGGTGAAGTTGAACGGGTGGCGCGTTTCGAGCACGCCGATGCAGTTGGGCCCGATCATGCGGATGCCGTGGCTGCGGATCACGCTGATCAGCTTGCGCTGCAGCTCCTGGCCCGCATCGTCGCCCTCGGCGAATCCGCCGGAGATCACCACCGCGTGCTTGGTTCCCAGGCGTCCCGCCTGGTCGAGCAGCTCGATCACCTGCTCGTTGCGCACCACCAGCACCAGCAGATCCGGAACCTCGGGCAGCTCGTCCAGGGAGCGGTAGGCCTTGACCCCCAGCACCTGGTCCAGCCGCGGGTGGATCGGGTACAGCCGACCGGGGAAACCACCGTCGACGATGTTCCCCATCTGGGCCGTGCCCATGGTGGTGACGTTGTTGTTCGCGCCGACGAATGCCACGGCCTGCGGATGCAGGATGCGTCTGATCGGCGAGTCCATTATTCGTCAGTCGCTTGGGGCGTGAGCCGTACCAGGGCGTCGACGGCCAGCGGGCCCTCGGGGCCGATCATCAGCGGATTGATGTCGAGCTCGGCCACATCGGGCAGCTCTAGGGCCAGGGTGCCGACGTTGATCAGGATCTGCGCCAGCCGATCGCGGTCCACCGCGGGCATGCCGCGGAACTCGTCGAGGATCTTGCGACCGCGGATCTGGTCGATCATCTCCAGGGCGTCGACCTTGTCCAGCGGCGCGACGCGCAACGCCACGTCCTTGAGGATCTCGGTGAACACGCCGCCCAGGCCGAAGGCCACAACCGGCCCGAACTGCGGATCGCGGGTCATGCCGACCAGCAGCTCGCGGCCCTCGCCGATCATCTTTTGCACCAGCAGCCCCTCGCGGCCGGGGATATCAGCGGCCAGCAGCTCGTCGGCCGCCTGCCGCAGCTCGTCGTCGTCGTCGATCCCCAGGCGGATCGCCTTGTGCTCGGTCTTGTGCAACAGCTTGGCCCCCGTGGCCTTGAGCGCCACCGGATAGCCGATCTGTTGGGCCGCGGCCAGGGCCGCGTCAGCGTCCTGGACCACTTGTTCGGGTGTGATCGGGACGTCGTAGGCTTTGATCAATTTCTTGGCGTCGTGCTCGGTCAGGCTCTCGAGGCCGGCGGCACGTGCTGATGCGATGATGTCCATATGCTTATGCTCCACAGCACTTTTTATATTTTTTGCCCGAGCCGCAGGGGCAGGGGTCGTTTCTTCCAACTTTGGGCGTGGCGCGCCGCACCGTCTGCTGCCGCTCCTGTTGCGGTTCGGACTGGGGACGCGCCTGATCGGCTGCGTTCATGGCCTGGGGCATAGGCATGCCCGGCAGCATGTCGCGGCTGAAATTGATCGGCGTCCGGCGTCGCTGCCTGGCGCGATCGGCCTCGACCTCCTCGGGAGTGCGCATCCGGACGGTCAACAGCGCGGCGGCCGCGTCGTCGTCCACGCGCTCCATCATGTTTTCGAACATGTCGTAGCCCTCGCGCTTGAACTCGCTCAGCGGATTGCGCTGGGCGTAGCCCACCAGGCCGATGCCGCCCTTGAGGTCGTCCATCGAGCGCAGGAACTGTTTCCAGTGGCGGTCGATCACCGAGAGCAGCACCAGGCGTTCGAGTCTGAGCATCGTCTTGGGGCCGTACTCCTCGGCCTTGCGCTCAAGGGACTCCACCGTGGTCTGATGGACCATCTCCTCGAGTCCCTCGTAGGTCAGCGAGGACCAGGTATCCTCGTCGCAGACCAGCTCGCAGCCGAATCGCCGTTTTAGTTCGTCGCTAAGCCCCGCGCGGTCCCAATCTTCGGGGAACTGCTTGGGCCCGGCGTGCTCGGCGGTCAGCCGCTGGGCCGCGCCGCGCAGCAGCCGCAGACCCTCGTCGTCGAGGTTGTCGGAGGTCAGCACCTCGCGGCGTTTGCCGTAGACCACCTCGCGTTGCATGTTCATCACGTCGTCGTATTCGAGCAAATGCTTGCGGATGTCGAAATGGTGCCCCTCGACCTTGCGCTGGGCGCCCTCGATCATCTTGCTGACCATGTTGCTTTC from Candidatus Alcyoniella australis includes these protein-coding regions:
- a CDS encoding acetate--CoA ligase family protein; the protein is MDSPIRRILHPQAVAFVGANNNVTTMGTAQMGNIVDGGFPGRLYPIHPRLDQVLGVKAYRSLDELPEVPDLLVLVVRNEQVIELLDQAGRLGTKHAVVISGGFAEGDDAGQELQRKLISVIRSHGIRMIGPNCIGVLETRHPFNFTYFPYNVQPGLVGLASHSGTYLTHSFPLLRRLDVGLSAGLSLGNEADLDMVDALEYFEHDPHTKAVALYIEGFRRGRAFLKAARRLALKKPVVAMYVGGTPSGQSAAVGHTAAITSDDLLIDNMFRQAGIIRARGPEELYEVANCLALMPPMAGPNIGIITNSGGPAVTAADEAWRWGLRVPRLSESTMIQLRKHMPQTAVLKNPVDLTFTDRHELLLGLLPELLLADPLIDGLLIYGVFSVDFFATSASIKKLVPADVIEGLWTGQSELIDNLRRTIDSNGKPVVGVTMLDRSDRAIRALIDKDLPFFSSPERAVRALAALYSVHRWRALRSGA
- a CDS encoding acetate--CoA ligase family protein, giving the protein MDIIASARAAGLESLTEHDAKKLIKAYDVPITPEQVVQDADAALAAAQQIGYPVALKATGAKLLHKTEHKAIRLGIDDDDELRQAADELLAADIPGREGLLVQKMIGEGRELLVGMTRDPQFGPVVAFGLGGVFTEILKDVALRVAPLDKVDALEMIDQIRGRKILDEFRGMPAVDRDRLAQILINVGTLALELPDVAELDINPLMIGPEGPLAVDALVRLTPQATDE